One genomic window of Vibrio mangrovi includes the following:
- the ribBA gene encoding bifunctional 3,4-dihydroxy-2-butanone-4-phosphate synthase/GTP cyclohydrolase II: protein MAISTPQEIIEDIRQGKMVILMDDEDRENEGDVIIAAEHVTPEAINFMATHGRGLICLTMTKERCQRLGLAPMVQDNNAQFTTNFTVSIEAAEGVTTGISAGDRARTVQAAVAADAKASDLVQPGHIFPLAAQDGGVLTRAGHTEAGCDLARLAGLEPASVIVEILKEDGSMARRPDLEVFAEKHQIKLGTIADLIEYRNNTETTIERVASCKLPTAYGEFDLITYRDVIDNQIHYALVKEKNGQNVPLVRVHLINTFTDVLHSDRNTDRSWSIEDAMKRIDAEGGVLVLLGNEESPELIIHRVKMFELQDKGEVPAMAKKQGTSRRVGVGSQILADLGVTDMKLLSSANKKYHALGGFGLNVIEYVSE from the coding sequence ATGGCGATTAGCACCCCCCAGGAAATTATCGAAGATATTCGTCAGGGTAAAATGGTTATCCTGATGGATGATGAAGACCGTGAGAATGAAGGCGATGTGATTATTGCCGCAGAGCATGTCACACCTGAAGCGATCAATTTTATGGCAACACACGGGCGGGGACTGATTTGTCTGACAATGACGAAAGAACGTTGTCAGCGTCTGGGACTGGCTCCAATGGTTCAGGATAATAACGCACAGTTTACGACTAACTTTACCGTGTCTATTGAAGCTGCTGAAGGTGTGACGACCGGAATTTCCGCTGGAGATCGGGCCCGGACTGTTCAGGCAGCTGTTGCAGCGGATGCTAAAGCATCAGATTTGGTTCAGCCGGGACATATTTTTCCTCTGGCTGCCCAGGATGGTGGTGTGCTGACCCGTGCCGGCCACACCGAAGCCGGATGTGATCTGGCCAGATTAGCCGGGCTGGAACCTGCTTCAGTGATTGTTGAAATCCTGAAAGAGGACGGCAGTATGGCAAGACGTCCGGATTTGGAAGTTTTTGCAGAGAAGCACCAGATTAAGTTAGGCACAATTGCCGATTTGATTGAATACCGGAACAATACAGAAACAACCATTGAGCGTGTTGCAAGCTGTAAACTACCGACGGCTTACGGTGAGTTCGATCTGATCACCTACCGGGATGTTATCGATAATCAGATTCACTATGCACTGGTCAAAGAAAAAAACGGGCAGAATGTGCCTTTGGTCCGTGTACATCTGATTAATACATTCACGGATGTACTCCACAGTGACCGGAATACGGATCGGAGCTGGAGTATTGAAGATGCAATGAAACGTATTGATGCTGAAGGTGGTGTGTTGGTCTTACTGGGGAATGAAGAATCTCCGGAACTGATTATTCACCGGGTTAAAATGTTTGAGTTGCAGGATAAAGGCGAAGTGCCAGCGATGGCGAAAAAGCAAGGAACATCCCGTCGTGTCGGTGTTGGCTCTCAGATCCTTGCTGATTTGGGTGTGACCGATATGAAGTTGCTTTCTTCTGCCAATAAAAAATATCATGCGTTGGGTGGATTTGGTCTGAATGTAATTGAATATGTCAGTGAGTGA
- a CDS encoding glutamate-5-semialdehyde dehydrogenase, with the protein MDLTLMGKAAKEAAFHLSTATTAQKNQALAMIADELEANSEAILAANARDIELGRQAGLSEALLDRLLLNSERLASIAGDVRNVIGLQDPVGSEIDSRVLENGMSLSRRRVPLGVVGVIYEARPNVTIDIAALCLKTGNASILRGGKETFYSNMELVKVIQLSLKKAGLPAASVQYIENPDRALVSQLLTLDQYVDMIIPRGGAGLHKMCKENSTIPVIIGGFGISHMFVDESADLTRSLDVIENAKVQRPSACNALDTLLVHEGVATEFLPRLVQHLGDKVTFVADASAQTGLSGATSLKEAQEGDFDTEWLSYTLGVKVVKDIHEAIEHMREHHASHSDAILTNRLDHAELFINAVDSAAVYVNASTRFTDGAQFGLGAEVAVSTQKLHARGPMGLEELTSYKWVGKADYLSRC; encoded by the coding sequence GTGGACTTAACATTGATGGGAAAAGCAGCGAAAGAAGCTGCTTTTCATTTATCAACTGCAACAACAGCACAAAAAAATCAGGCTTTGGCAATGATTGCCGATGAACTGGAAGCGAACAGTGAAGCGATTCTGGCGGCAAATGCGCGGGATATTGAACTGGGGCGTCAGGCTGGATTGAGTGAAGCTTTGCTGGATCGGTTGTTGCTGAATTCTGAGCGTTTGGCCAGTATTGCCGGAGATGTACGTAATGTGATTGGTTTACAGGACCCGGTTGGTAGTGAAATTGATAGTCGTGTTCTGGAGAATGGCATGTCACTTTCCCGTCGTCGTGTGCCGCTGGGGGTGGTTGGCGTCATTTATGAGGCCCGGCCTAATGTGACGATCGATATTGCCGCGCTATGTTTGAAAACCGGTAATGCCAGTATTTTGCGTGGTGGCAAAGAGACGTTTTATTCCAATATGGAGCTGGTGAAAGTGATTCAGTTGTCACTGAAGAAAGCCGGACTACCTGCTGCATCGGTACAGTATATTGAGAATCCGGATCGTGCTTTGGTTAGCCAGTTACTGACTCTGGACCAGTATGTCGATATGATTATTCCCCGGGGTGGCGCAGGTTTACATAAAATGTGTAAGGAAAACAGTACGATTCCTGTCATTATCGGTGGGTTTGGTATCAGTCACATGTTTGTCGATGAGAGTGCGGATCTGACACGTTCTCTGGACGTGATTGAAAATGCAAAGGTACAACGTCCGTCGGCCTGTAATGCTCTGGATACACTGTTGGTTCATGAAGGTGTCGCAACTGAATTTTTACCACGTCTGGTTCAACATCTGGGTGATAAAGTCACTTTTGTTGCAGATGCATCTGCACAGACTGGTCTGAGCGGAGCAACATCTTTGAAAGAGGCTCAGGAAGGTGATTTTGATACGGAATGGCTCAGTTATACGCTTGGTGTTAAAGTTGTGAAAGATATTCATGAAGCCATTGAGCATATGCGGGAACATCATGCCAGCCATTCAGATGCAATCCTGACCAACCGATTGGATCACGCGGAGCTTTTTATCAATGCTGTTGATTCGGCCGCTGTTTATGTGAACGCCTCAACACGTTTTACCGATGGTGCTCAATTCGGTTTAGGTGCTGAGGTTGCTGTATCGACTCAGAAATTGCACGCTCGGGGACCGATGGGTCTGGAAGAACTGACCAGTTATAAGTGGGTTGGTAAAGCAGACTACCTGTCCAGATGTTGA
- the frsA gene encoding esterase FrsA, whose protein sequence is MPKTRNNSQNLSERLFANHKQAKETSALTRYMPSSQAFVSQKIEGAWYRTLRRMQWAWQGIDPVDQEEILARIASSAHSRTVDEWLDTVMGYRRGNWAYEWNKLGMRYQQESGQLQGEDAADKMFTASLCFSIAGYPHLKNDNLAIQAQAMANSAYTEAAKLSHYVVKQLEFPYQNKKIVAHLHLSHTEHPQPVVMVTAGLDSLQTDMWRLFRDYLAQRDIAMLTVDMPSIGFNSQWPLTEDTSALHQAVLNQLSGLPWVDHHRVGLIGFRFGGNAMIRLSFVESSKVKACISLGAPVHDILSSPEKLKRMPKMYLDVLASRLGKNVVDIDSLAMQLRAWSLKVQGFLANRKTKTPILALGLEGDPISPYSDNQLVALFSSRGRSKEIKSKTLFHGYEQALDLAINWLEDELIK, encoded by the coding sequence ATGCCTAAAACAAGAAACAATAGCCAAAATCTTTCTGAACGATTGTTTGCCAATCATAAGCAGGCGAAAGAAACTTCTGCTCTGACCCGGTATATGCCAAGTAGTCAGGCGTTTGTATCCCAGAAAATTGAAGGTGCCTGGTATCGGACGTTAAGAAGAATGCAGTGGGCATGGCAGGGAATCGATCCGGTCGATCAGGAAGAGATTCTGGCCCGAATCGCTTCTTCAGCCCATTCGAGAACGGTTGATGAATGGCTGGATACAGTGATGGGGTACCGGAGGGGCAACTGGGCTTACGAATGGAATAAGCTGGGAATGCGCTATCAGCAGGAATCCGGTCAGCTTCAGGGAGAAGATGCGGCAGATAAAATGTTTACGGCTTCTTTGTGTTTTAGTATTGCCGGATACCCACATTTAAAGAATGATAATCTTGCGATTCAAGCGCAGGCAATGGCCAATTCAGCTTATACGGAAGCGGCGAAACTTTCGCATTATGTTGTGAAGCAACTGGAATTTCCGTATCAAAACAAGAAAATAGTTGCACACCTGCATCTCTCTCATACGGAACATCCGCAACCCGTTGTGATGGTGACTGCGGGGTTGGATAGTCTGCAAACTGATATGTGGCGTTTGTTCCGGGACTATTTGGCACAAAGGGATATTGCGATGCTGACGGTTGATATGCCTTCGATTGGATTCAATTCTCAGTGGCCGTTGACCGAAGATACTTCAGCACTTCATCAGGCTGTTCTGAATCAGCTTTCCGGTTTGCCGTGGGTTGATCATCACCGGGTCGGACTTATCGGTTTCCGCTTCGGAGGTAACGCAATGATTCGCCTTTCATTTGTTGAATCCAGCAAAGTGAAAGCCTGCATCTCGCTGGGAGCGCCGGTACATGACATTCTGTCATCTCCTGAAAAATTAAAGCGGATGCCGAAAATGTATCTTGATGTTCTGGCTTCCCGGTTAGGAAAAAACGTGGTTGATATCGATAGTTTAGCGATGCAGTTACGGGCATGGTCACTCAAAGTTCAGGGATTTCTTGCCAACAGAAAAACAAAAACACCGATTCTGGCTCTGGGATTGGAAGGCGATCCGATCTCTCCTTATTCGGATAATCAACTGGTTGCGCTTTTTAGTTCCAGAGGAAGATCAAAAGAGATTAAGTCAAAGACATTATTCCATGGATATGAGCAAGCCCTCGATTTAGCGATCAATTGGCTTGAAGATGAACTGATTAAGTGA
- the proB gene encoding glutamate 5-kinase has product MMTTEQPETEQQSKTVIIKLGTSVLTGGTLALERAQMVELVRQCAELRRQGHAVVLVSSGAIAAGREHLGYPALPNTIASKQLLAAVGQSQLIQTWESLFSIYDLKIGQMLLTRADLEDRERFLNARDTVNALIENDIIPIVNENDAVATVEIKVGDNDNLSALVGILCGADKLLLLTDQKGLFTADPRKDPNAELIREVKKIDDTLRKIAGGSGTTLGTGGMATKLQAADIARRAGMEVIIASGRAPNVISDSLSEHPQGTRFLPLEEALESRKRWILAGPAASGDIIVDDGAVKAVVSRGSSLLAKGITGIRGAFARGDVARILNQSGQIVARGISSYSSRDLELIQGKHSKDIHDILGHDYGSEVIHRDDMVIIQE; this is encoded by the coding sequence ATGATGACGACAGAGCAACCTGAAACAGAACAACAATCAAAAACAGTCATTATAAAGTTGGGAACCAGCGTCCTGACCGGCGGAACATTGGCTCTTGAACGGGCTCAGATGGTTGAGTTGGTCCGGCAATGTGCTGAACTCAGACGCCAGGGACATGCCGTTGTCCTGGTTTCTTCCGGAGCCATCGCTGCCGGAAGGGAGCATCTGGGCTACCCGGCACTACCGAATACGATTGCAAGTAAGCAGCTTCTGGCTGCTGTGGGGCAGAGTCAACTGATCCAGACTTGGGAATCTCTGTTTTCGATTTATGATCTCAAGATTGGCCAGATGTTACTGACCCGGGCTGATCTGGAAGATCGGGAGCGTTTTTTGAATGCCCGGGATACAGTGAATGCCCTGATTGAAAACGATATTATTCCTATCGTTAATGAGAATGATGCCGTGGCAACCGTAGAAATTAAGGTTGGTGATAATGACAACCTGTCTGCTTTGGTTGGAATCCTTTGTGGTGCAGATAAGTTGCTTCTCCTGACGGATCAGAAAGGATTATTTACCGCGGATCCCCGGAAAGATCCGAATGCCGAATTAATCCGGGAAGTTAAAAAAATTGATGATACGCTGAGAAAAATTGCCGGGGGAAGTGGTACTACGCTGGGAACCGGAGGAATGGCAACGAAGTTGCAGGCTGCGGATATTGCCCGTCGTGCCGGTATGGAAGTGATTATCGCCTCCGGGCGGGCTCCGAATGTCATTTCTGATTCTCTCAGCGAACATCCGCAGGGAACCCGTTTTTTACCATTGGAAGAAGCACTGGAAAGCCGGAAACGCTGGATTCTGGCAGGGCCGGCGGCATCAGGTGATATCATCGTTGACGATGGGGCGGTGAAGGCTGTTGTATCCAGAGGGAGCAGTCTGCTGGCGAAAGGGATTACCGGTATTCGTGGTGCTTTTGCCCGTGGTGATGTGGCAAGAATCCTGAATCAGTCGGGACAGATTGTTGCCCGGGGAATCTCTTCATATTCCAGCCGGGACTTAGAACTGATCCAGGGTAAACATAGTAAAGATATTCATGATATTCTGGGACATGACTATGGCTCCGAAGTCATTCATAGAGATGATATGGTCATCATTCAGGAATAA
- a CDS encoding NCS2 family permease — MLEKLFKLSEHGTTMRTEVIAGITTFLTMAYIIFVNPAILSDTGMDRGAVFVATCLAAAVGCFIMGFIANYPIALAPGMGLNAFFTYTVVLGLGYTWQVALAAVFASGVLFILLSLFKIREWIINSIPMSLRTGISAGIGLFLAFIALKNAGIIVDNPATLVSLGNMTSLQCVLGALGFFLTIALVYRNVRGGVMIAILVISAIGLILGDVKWAGNLVSMPPSIAPTFLQLDFSALLDVGMISVVFAFLFVDLFDTAGTLVGVAQKADLIGEDGKIPRLNRALLADSSATAVGALFGTSNTTSYIESAAGVATGGRTGLTAVVVGVLFLFALFFAPLAGMIPAYATAGALLYVSILMLSGLVSIDWRDLTEAAPVVVTCLMMPLTSSIAEGISLGFISYAVIKLLSGRARNVSLSVWVMAAIFVVKYIAG, encoded by the coding sequence TCCGATACGGGAATGGATCGTGGGGCAGTTTTTGTTGCAACATGTCTGGCTGCTGCCGTCGGATGTTTTATCATGGGCTTCATTGCAAACTATCCGATTGCTCTTGCTCCGGGAATGGGGCTGAACGCTTTCTTCACATATACTGTTGTTCTTGGTCTGGGTTACACCTGGCAGGTTGCTTTGGCTGCGGTATTTGCTTCCGGCGTGTTGTTTATTCTGCTGAGCCTGTTTAAAATACGGGAGTGGATTATTAACTCGATTCCTATGTCCTTAAGGACTGGAATCTCAGCTGGTATCGGGTTGTTCCTTGCTTTCATCGCGCTAAAGAATGCCGGCATCATTGTTGATAATCCGGCCACGCTTGTTTCACTTGGAAATATGACGTCACTTCAGTGTGTGCTGGGCGCTTTAGGTTTCTTTCTGACCATCGCCTTAGTTTACCGTAACGTCAGAGGTGGTGTGATGATCGCAATTCTGGTGATTAGTGCCATTGGTCTGATTTTGGGTGATGTTAAATGGGCCGGTAATCTGGTCTCTATGCCACCAAGTATTGCCCCGACATTTTTACAACTGGATTTTTCTGCATTACTGGATGTCGGCATGATCTCAGTGGTTTTTGCCTTTCTGTTTGTCGATCTGTTTGATACAGCCGGTACATTAGTTGGCGTTGCCCAGAAGGCTGATCTTATCGGTGAAGATGGCAAGATTCCTCGTTTGAACCGCGCACTGCTGGCTGATTCCTCGGCAACAGCAGTTGGTGCGTTGTTTGGTACATCAAATACAACTTCTTATATCGAGAGTGCGGCCGGTGTTGCTACTGGTGGACGTACCGGTCTGACGGCTGTCGTTGTCGGTGTTCTGTTCCTGTTCGCTCTGTTTTTTGCTCCTCTGGCCGGAATGATTCCTGCGTATGCAACCGCTGGTGCGCTTCTCTACGTTTCTATTCTGATGTTGTCCGGATTGGTCAGTATCGACTGGCGGGATTTGACGGAAGCAGCACCTGTCGTAGTGACTTGTTTGATGATGCCTCTCACATCTTCAATTGCAGAAGGTATCTCTTTAGGTTTTATCTCGTATGCTGTGATTAAACTGCTGAGTGGTCGGGCTCGTAATGTATCACTGAGCGTATGGGTGATGGCTGCGATTTTTGTTGTAAAATATATCGCAGGATAA
- the ribH gene encoding 6,7-dimethyl-8-ribityllumazine synthase — MKVIEGGFPAPHAKIAIVISRFNSFINESLLSGAIDTLKRHGQVSDENITVVRCPGAVELPLVAQRVAKTGKFDAIVSLGTVIRGGTPHFDYVCNECNKGLAQVSLEYSLPVAFGVLTVDTIDQAIERAGTKAGNKGAEAALSALEMINVLSAIDS; from the coding sequence ATGAAAGTGATTGAGGGAGGTTTCCCTGCACCTCACGCGAAAATTGCGATTGTCATTTCACGGTTTAATAGTTTTATTAATGAAAGTTTACTTTCCGGTGCGATTGACACGCTGAAACGTCATGGTCAGGTAAGTGATGAGAATATCACAGTTGTTCGTTGCCCAGGTGCAGTAGAGTTGCCTCTGGTCGCTCAGCGAGTCGCAAAAACCGGTAAATTTGATGCAATCGTATCTCTGGGGACAGTGATCCGTGGTGGAACACCACACTTTGACTACGTTTGTAACGAATGTAATAAAGGCTTAGCTCAGGTTTCTCTGGAATACAGCCTTCCGGTAGCTTTCGGTGTATTGACTGTTGATACCATCGACCAAGCTATCGAACGCGCAGGAACCAAGGCTGGTAACAAAGGTGCAGAGGCAGCACTAAGCGCACTTGAAATGATTAATGTTCTTTCTGCAATTGATTCCTAA
- the nrdR gene encoding transcriptional regulator NrdR: MHCPFCSENDTKVIDSRLVADGHQVRRRRQCLACHERFTTFETAELVMPRVIKSNGNREPFDEDKMVNGMLRALEKRPVSADAIDLSISTIKSRLRATGEREVPSELIGNLVMEQLKELDKVAYIRFASVYRSFEDIREFGEEIAKLED, encoded by the coding sequence ATGCATTGTCCTTTTTGTTCGGAAAATGATACGAAAGTGATCGATTCCCGGCTGGTTGCCGATGGCCACCAAGTGCGCCGCCGCCGTCAATGTCTGGCTTGCCATGAGCGATTTACGACATTTGAAACAGCTGAGCTGGTGATGCCCAGAGTGATTAAATCAAATGGAAACCGTGAACCATTTGATGAAGATAAAATGGTTAACGGTATGCTGAGAGCGCTGGAAAAGCGGCCTGTGAGTGCTGATGCGATTGATTTGTCAATCAGTACGATTAAGTCACGTCTGCGGGCGACCGGAGAACGGGAAGTGCCCAGCGAATTGATTGGTAACCTGGTGATGGAACAGCTCAAAGAGCTGGATAAAGTTGCTTATATTCGTTTTGCATCAGTTTACCGGAGCTTTGAAGATATCCGAGAGTTTGGTGAAGAAATCGCCAAACTGGAAGACTAA
- a CDS encoding riboflavin synthase: protein MFTGIVESTGTLMAITPKGEDVSIQVDVGSLDMTDVRLGDSIATNGVCLTVVHMTEKTYTADLSLETLNKSSFAQARVGDQVNLEKAMLPTTRFGGHIVSGHVDGIGEIVERAQVGRAIEFWIALPEELARYVAEKGSITVDGISLTVNALRKNTFKLTIIPHTSSETTIHSFQVGRKVNLEVDVMARYLERLLSAGKADQNEPGSSITFEFLQQNGFA from the coding sequence ATGTTTACAGGTATTGTTGAGTCGACCGGAACACTGATGGCAATTACTCCTAAAGGGGAAGATGTGTCTATTCAGGTCGATGTCGGTTCTTTGGATATGACAGATGTCAGGCTTGGGGACAGTATTGCGACCAATGGTGTGTGTCTGACCGTGGTTCACATGACCGAGAAAACTTATACCGCCGATTTGTCTTTAGAAACCCTGAATAAGTCGAGTTTTGCTCAGGCTCGTGTTGGTGATCAGGTTAATCTGGAAAAGGCAATGCTGCCGACGACCCGGTTTGGCGGACATATTGTTTCCGGTCATGTCGACGGCATCGGGGAGATTGTCGAACGTGCTCAGGTCGGGCGGGCAATCGAATTCTGGATCGCCTTACCGGAAGAGCTTGCCCGATACGTGGCTGAAAAAGGGTCGATTACGGTTGACGGTATTAGTCTGACAGTGAATGCCTTGCGTAAGAATACCTTTAAACTGACAATCATTCCCCATACTTCGTCAGAAACAACGATTCATTCATTTCAGGTCGGACGGAAAGTCAATCTGGAAGTCGATGTGATGGCTCGCTATCTGGAGCGATTACTGAGTGCCGGTAAAGCTGATCAGAATGAGCCCGGCTCCTCCATCACTTTCGAATTTCTGCAACAAAATGGTTTTGCCTGA
- the crl gene encoding sigma factor-binding protein Crl codes for MPELSKEPTYHRLNAAFKLLGPYLREDKYQSGTYLFDCLAVCVNDKKSPEVREFWGWWMELSHPGEQLFEAKYAIGRFDLAGNWVSENPQPQALEEVHRTQKAFHSKLETLLKEQFQCELTTCDPLLVDK; via the coding sequence ATGCCAGAATTGAGTAAGGAACCTACATATCATCGGCTAAATGCTGCATTTAAATTATTAGGTCCGTATCTGAGAGAAGATAAATATCAGAGTGGAACTTACCTGTTTGATTGCCTGGCTGTTTGTGTCAATGACAAAAAATCTCCGGAAGTCCGAGAATTTTGGGGGTGGTGGATGGAGCTGTCGCACCCGGGTGAGCAGTTATTTGAGGCGAAATATGCCATCGGTCGATTTGATTTGGCCGGAAACTGGGTGTCTGAAAATCCGCAGCCACAAGCTCTGGAAGAAGTACACCGAACTCAGAAAGCTTTTCATTCAAAGCTTGAAACACTACTGAAAGAACAATTTCAGTGTGAATTGACGACTTGTGATCCGCTTTTGGTCGACAAGTAA
- the nusB gene encoding transcription antitermination factor NusB: MGARVKPAARRNARQFALQAIYSWQITRENVSTIEAQFLSGDKYDDEEHHSTEPALRAPETDVEYFRDLLAGVVLHHTELDSKIRPYASRPMQDLDMMELALLRLAMYEMTRRDDVPYKVVINEAIELAKSFAAEDSHKFVNGVLDKAAPHVRKK; the protein is encoded by the coding sequence ATGGGGGCACGCGTGAAACCAGCCGCACGTCGTAATGCACGTCAGTTTGCTTTGCAAGCTATTTATTCTTGGCAAATTACTCGTGAGAATGTCTCAACAATTGAGGCTCAGTTTCTCTCTGGTGATAAGTATGATGATGAAGAGCATCATTCAACGGAGCCAGCGCTTCGGGCACCTGAAACTGACGTTGAGTATTTTCGTGATTTGCTAGCAGGCGTCGTATTACATCATACTGAGCTGGATAGCAAAATTCGCCCTTATGCTTCTCGTCCGATGCAGGATCTGGATATGATGGAGCTTGCTTTACTTCGTTTAGCGATGTACGAGATGACACGTCGCGATGATGTGCCTTACAAGGTTGTCATCAATGAAGCGATTGAACTGGCGAAATCTTTTGCTGCAGAAGATAGTCATAAGTTCGTCAATGGTGTGCTGGATAAAGCTGCACCTCATGTACGCAAGAAGTAA
- the ribD gene encoding bifunctional diaminohydroxyphosphoribosylaminopyrimidine deaminase/5-amino-6-(5-phosphoribosylamino)uracil reductase RibD, with product MSIFSAFDYQMMSRAIALAKQGIYTTTPNPNVGCVLVRDGQIVGEGYHIQAGGPHAEVHALRMAGEQAKGATAYVTLEPCSHYGRTPPCAEGLIQAGVRKVICAMQDPNPQVAGRGMAMLQDAGIEVLSGLLEDDANALNPAFIKRMKTGLPWVQLKMAASLDGQTALANGVSQWITSPEARCDVQKFRAGAGAILSTSRTVIADNASLTVRDSELPESVRHVYPLAEIRQPMRIILDQHHQLYSGLKLYDAGGTVMTVGQEDADICIATESTGKLDLRHLFRTLADEHQINHLWVEAGATLSQTLLSQQLVDEIILYLAPKLMGSDGRGLFGSFGFEVMKDVFQLEISDIVRVGPDIRITAIPQYHSFV from the coding sequence ATGAGCATATTTAGCGCATTTGACTATCAGATGATGTCAAGGGCGATTGCACTGGCAAAGCAGGGGATTTATACCACAACACCGAATCCGAATGTCGGATGTGTTTTGGTCAGAGACGGCCAGATTGTTGGTGAAGGTTATCATATTCAGGCCGGAGGGCCTCATGCTGAAGTCCATGCATTACGGATGGCTGGAGAACAAGCCAAAGGTGCGACTGCTTATGTCACGCTTGAACCCTGTTCTCACTATGGCAGAACGCCACCTTGTGCAGAAGGACTGATTCAGGCCGGTGTCCGAAAAGTTATTTGTGCGATGCAGGATCCGAATCCGCAGGTTGCCGGCCGGGGGATGGCTATGTTGCAGGATGCCGGAATCGAAGTCCTGAGTGGATTACTGGAAGATGATGCTAATGCGCTGAACCCGGCTTTTATCAAACGAATGAAAACAGGCCTGCCCTGGGTTCAGTTAAAGATGGCCGCTAGTCTGGATGGGCAGACCGCATTAGCCAATGGCGTCAGTCAATGGATAACCTCTCCGGAGGCTCGGTGTGATGTGCAGAAGTTCCGGGCTGGTGCTGGTGCAATTTTGTCAACAAGCCGCACGGTTATCGCTGATAATGCCTCTCTGACGGTCCGGGATAGTGAGTTACCTGAATCTGTCCGGCATGTTTATCCGCTGGCTGAGATCCGGCAACCCATGCGCATCATTCTGGATCAGCATCATCAGTTATATTCCGGGCTGAAGCTTTATGATGCCGGTGGGACAGTGATGACTGTCGGGCAGGAAGATGCGGATATTTGTATTGCGACTGAATCAACAGGTAAACTCGACCTCCGCCACCTGTTCAGAACTCTGGCCGATGAACATCAAATCAACCATCTCTGGGTTGAAGCGGGAGCAACACTCTCCCAAACACTGTTATCGCAACAGTTAGTGGATGAAATTATTTTATACTTAGCACCTAAGTTAATGGGAAGTGACGGACGGGGATTGTTTGGCAGTTTTGGTTTTGAGGTAATGAAAGACGTTTTTCAACTTGAAATCTCAGATATTGTCCGGGTTGGCCCCGATATTCGTATCACTGCAATACCGCAGTATCACTCCTTTGTTTAA
- the gpt gene encoding xanthine phosphoribosyltransferase, producing MSKKFLITWDNMQMYCRQLAERQMPAEQWKGLIGVSRGGLVPAAILARELGIRYVDTICISSYDHDHQRDMSVLKAPEHDGEGYLIIDDLVDSGDTARKIRELYPKAKLVTVCAKPAGKDLVDEYVVDVPQDTWIEQPWDTVLSYVEPVNRKLK from the coding sequence ATGAGCAAAAAATTCCTGATTACATGGGATAACATGCAGATGTATTGCCGCCAGCTTGCTGAGCGCCAGATGCCCGCAGAGCAATGGAAGGGATTGATTGGTGTGAGTCGGGGCGGACTCGTTCCGGCAGCGATTCTTGCTCGTGAATTGGGTATCCGCTATGTGGATACCATCTGTATTTCCAGCTATGACCATGACCACCAGCGCGATATGAGTGTTCTTAAAGCACCGGAGCATGATGGTGAAGGTTATCTCATCATCGATGATTTGGTCGACAGTGGAGATACGGCACGTAAAATTCGTGAATTGTATCCGAAAGCCAAACTGGTAACAGTATGTGCCAAACCGGCAGGCAAAGACTTAGTCGACGAGTACGTCGTTGATGTGCCTCAGGATACATGGATTGAACAACCATGGGATACTGTACTATCTTATGTTGAGCCAGTTAATCGTAAGCTGAAATGA